Proteins encoded within one genomic window of Triticum aestivum cultivar Chinese Spring chromosome 2D, IWGSC CS RefSeq v2.1, whole genome shotgun sequence:
- the LOC123049968 gene encoding uncharacterized protein, translating to MERIDALKARRGKLADDPCLRRLRNRRLIVSLYLQGFQPAHDWMLHETDLFMSGRHLQQLVACGQWRQALDYIRRFLPPAIGGVEARTLCLFLHAFWAVDNAAACSMGAPVTTAAYNHDVRILTTVCASNAKLSSILNKIHHSPKFRASLDWRLVREKASLIADDLALDSPELRRRLLLPQDLLPIGPCHRRHHLKKQALRPASSAIAKWYLNRKKSLPSSTPVTGLNSEGQNRVVDLIEECLKAGTVVELHQGHLLQSSVMAGAFSTPFSQTMFGTAGPTKNSETSSVTNAGDSVSRPAKIPWIISATNAGSFSAPSSQTMLDTTGSTKNIETSSVTSAGAPTFTDLPNYLHWNPSVANSGDSVSQPAKIRIPWIISATNADPVDLRGWLTTAEEDDPDKKGNGLINC from the exons ATGGAGCGGATCGACGCCCTGAAGGCCCGCAGGGGCAAGCTCGCCGACGACCCCTGCCTCAGGCGGCTCCGTAACCGGCGGCTCATCGTCTCCCTCTATCTCCAGGGCTTCCAGCCCGCCCACGACTG GATGCTCCACGAGACGGATTTGTTCATGAGCGGCCGGCATCTGCAGCAGCTGGTGGCCTGCGGCCAGTGGAGGCAAGCCCTCGACTACATCCGGCGCTTCCTGCCGCCGGCCATAGGGGGCGTCGAGGCCCGCACCCTCTGTCTCTTCCTCCACGCCTTCTGGGCCGTGGACAACGCCGCCGCCTGCTCGATGGGCGCCCCCGTCACCACCGCTGCGTACAACCACGACGTCCGCATCCTGACGACAGTGTGCGCTAGCAACGCCAAGCTCTCTTCCATCCTCAACAAGATACACCACTCGCCCAAATTCAG GGCATCCCTGGACTGGAGACTGGTAAGGGAGAAAGCATCGCTGATTGCTGATGACTTGGCGCTTGATTCTCCAGAGTTGAGACGCAGGTTGCTACTGCCCCAGGACTTGCTTCCCATCGG TCCCTGTCATCGAAGGCACCACTTGAAGAAACAAGCCCTGCGGCCAGCATCATCTGCTATTGCCAAGTGGTATCTCAACAGGAAGAAGAG TCTGCCTTCTTCAACCCCAGTTACCG GTTTGAACTCTGAGGGACAAAACCGGGTTGTGGATCTTATCG AGGAGTGTTTAAAAGCTGGTACAGTTGTGGAGCTCCATCAAGGGCACCTACTTCAGTCAAGTGTGATGGCAG GTGCTTTTAGTACTCCATTCTCACAGACCATGTTTGGTACGGCAGGTCCTACTAAAAACAGTGAAACTTCATCCGTGACAAATGCAG GTGATTCAGTCTCACGGCCTGCTAAAATCCCTTGGATCATATCTGCCACAAATGCAG GTTCTTTTAGTGCTCCATCCTCACAGACCATGCTTGATACGACAGGTTCTACTAAAAACATCGAGACTTCATCAGTGACAAGTGCAG GTGCTCCAACTTTCACAGATTTGCCTAATTATCTTCATTGGAACCCATCAGTTGCAAATTCAG GTGATTCAGTCTCACAGCCTGCTAAAATTAGAATCCCTTGGATCATATCTGCCACAAATGCAG ACCCAGTCGATCTAAGAGGGTGGCTGACAACTGCTGAGGAAGATGATCCCGATAAAAAAGGCAACGGACTAATAAATTGTTAA